Proteins encoded by one window of Pseudomonas coleopterorum:
- a CDS encoding C40 family peptidase: MRPFFKTWLTICLLLPLAAHATNREQRLPAGFNGYTAKPASEQSQRAPRIVVTRPAGNNQALAKVTTVKVGTSASRQSSDVLSRAVNVLGTPYRWGGSSPSKGFDCSGLVKYAFNDVKAVDLPRTSTAMAAGHGVKVERKDLKPGDLVFFNIKSRKVNHVAIYLGNDRFIHAPRRGKAVTIDTLKKPYWNTHYAVAKRVLPKEPALRIVQR, translated from the coding sequence ATGCGTCCATTTTTCAAGACATGGCTGACCATCTGCCTATTATTGCCCCTGGCCGCCCACGCCACCAATCGTGAGCAACGACTTCCCGCTGGCTTCAATGGCTACACCGCCAAGCCGGCTTCCGAACAATCGCAACGTGCGCCACGCATCGTCGTGACCCGCCCCGCCGGTAACAACCAGGCCCTGGCCAAGGTCACCACCGTCAAGGTCGGCACCTCTGCCTCCAGGCAGAGCAGCGATGTGCTCAGCCGCGCCGTCAACGTGCTCGGCACGCCCTATCGCTGGGGCGGCAGCAGCCCGAGCAAGGGTTTCGACTGCAGCGGTCTGGTCAAGTATGCCTTCAACGATGTGAAGGCCGTCGACTTGCCGCGCACGTCCACCGCCATGGCTGCTGGCCACGGCGTCAAGGTCGAGCGCAAGGACCTGAAGCCGGGTGACCTGGTGTTCTTCAACATCAAGAGCCGCAAGGTCAACCACGTTGCCATCTACCTGGGCAACGACCGCTTCATCCATGCCCCACGCCGCGGCAAGGCCGTGACCATCGACACCTTGAAGAAGCCGTACTGGAACACCCACTACGCCGTCGCCAAGCGCGTCCTGCCCAAGGAACCTGCGCTGCGCATCGTGCAACGCTGA
- a CDS encoding NINE protein — translation MNTYRIHDTHSKIMGYLLWILGFTGAHRFYYGKPVTGTIWFFTLGLFGIGWIIDLFLIPAMDRQADMRFHSGDTNYNVAWVLLTFLGLFGVHRMYQGKWITGVIYLLTGGLFLVGVLYDFWTLNDQVSMKNAQRR, via the coding sequence ATGAACACCTATCGGATCCATGATACCCACAGCAAGATCATGGGCTATCTGCTGTGGATTTTGGGCTTCACCGGCGCTCATCGCTTCTATTACGGCAAGCCGGTCACCGGAACGATCTGGTTCTTCACCCTGGGCCTGTTCGGTATCGGCTGGATCATCGACCTGTTCCTGATCCCGGCCATGGACCGGCAGGCCGACATGCGCTTTCACAGCGGCGATACCAACTACAACGTGGCGTGGGTGTTGCTGACGTTCCTCGGTTTGTTCGGTGTGCACCGCATGTACCAGGGCAAGTGGATCACGGGTGTGATCTACCTGCTGACCGGGGGATTGTTTCTGGTGGGTGTGCTGTATGACTTCTGGACCCTGAATGATCAGGTGTCGATGAAGAACGCGCAGCGTCGGTAG
- a CDS encoding dihydroorotase, which produces MSLSILGARVIDPASGLDQISDLHISQGRIVAIGDAPADFTASQRVDATGLVAAPGLVDLSVSLREPGYSRKGTIASETRAAAAGGVTSLCCPPLTKPILDTSAVAELILDRAREAGHAKVFPIGALSKGLEGEQLAELIALRDAGCIAFGNGLNSFGNNRTLCRALEYAATFDLTVIFHSQDRDLSAGGLAHDGPTAAFLGLAGIPATAETVALARDLLLVEQSGVRAHFSQLTTARGVELIEQAQARGLPVTADVALYQLILTDEALTGFSSLYHVQPPLRSVADREGLRAAVKKGVVQAIASHHQPHDRDAKLAPFGATEPGISSVELLLPLALTLVQDGLLDLPTLLARLGQGPADAMRLPAGRLQVGAAADLVLFDENVSTVAGERWLSKGANCPFLGHTLPGAVRYTLVDGHISFSH; this is translated from the coding sequence GTGAGCCTCAGTATTCTTGGCGCCCGGGTGATCGACCCGGCCAGCGGCCTGGACCAGATCAGCGACCTGCACATCAGCCAGGGCCGGATCGTGGCGATCGGCGACGCACCCGCCGATTTCACCGCCAGCCAGCGCGTGGACGCCACTGGCCTGGTCGCCGCCCCCGGCCTGGTCGACCTCAGCGTGTCGCTGCGCGAGCCCGGCTACAGCCGCAAGGGCACCATCGCCAGTGAAACCCGTGCCGCCGCGGCCGGTGGCGTTACCAGCCTGTGCTGCCCGCCGCTGACCAAACCGATTCTGGATACCTCGGCGGTGGCCGAACTGATCCTGGATCGCGCCCGCGAAGCCGGCCATGCCAAGGTGTTCCCGATCGGCGCCTTGAGCAAGGGTCTGGAAGGGGAGCAACTGGCCGAGCTGATTGCCCTGCGCGATGCCGGCTGCATTGCCTTTGGCAACGGCCTGAACAGCTTCGGCAACAATCGCACGCTGTGCCGCGCGCTGGAATATGCCGCCACCTTCGACCTGACCGTGATCTTCCATTCTCAGGACCGTGATCTGTCTGCGGGCGGGCTTGCCCACGACGGGCCAACCGCTGCCTTTCTGGGCCTGGCGGGCATTCCCGCCACCGCAGAAACCGTCGCCCTGGCGCGCGACCTGCTGCTGGTCGAGCAGAGCGGCGTGCGCGCGCACTTCAGCCAGTTGACCACCGCCCGCGGTGTGGAGCTGATCGAACAGGCGCAGGCGCGCGGCCTGCCGGTCACGGCTGACGTGGCGCTGTACCAGTTGATTCTGACCGACGAAGCGCTGACCGGATTTTCCAGCCTGTACCACGTGCAACCGCCACTGCGTTCCGTAGCGGATCGTGAAGGCCTGCGCGCGGCGGTGAAGAAGGGCGTGGTGCAGGCGATTGCCAGCCACCACCAGCCGCACGATCGCGACGCCAAGCTGGCGCCATTCGGTGCGACCGAGCCAGGCATCAGCAGTGTGGAACTGTTGTTGCCTTTGGCACTGACCCTGGTACAGGACGGTCTGCTCGACCTGCCGACCCTGCTGGCGCGCCTGGGTCAAGGCCCGGCCGACGCCATGCGGCTACCGGCTGGACGCCTGCAAGTGGGCGCGGCGGCGGATCTGGTGCTGTTCGATGAAAACGTCTCGACGGTGGCCGGCGAGCGCTGGCTGTCCAAGGGCGCCAACTGTCCGTTCCTCGGTCACACCTTGCCGGGTGCCGTGCGTTACACCCTGGTGGACGGGCATATCAGCTTCAGTCACTGA
- a CDS encoding aspartate carbamoyltransferase catalytic subunit: MTPIDAKRPLQLNDQGQLRHFLSLDGLSRELLTEVLDTADSFLEVGARAVKKVPLLRGKTVCNVFFENSTRTRTTFELAAQRLSADVITLNVSTSSTSKGETLFDTLRNLEAMAADMFVVRHADSGAAHFIAEHVSPEVAIINGGDGRHAHPTQGMLDMLTIRRHKGGFENLSVAIVGDILHSRVARSNMIALKTLGCRDIRVIGPKTLLPVGVEQYGVKVFTDLEQGLKDVDVVIMLRLQRERMSGGLLPSEGEFYRLYGLTTARLAGAKPDAIVMHPGPINRGVEIESAVADGPHSVILNQVTYGIAVRMAVLSMAMSGQTAQRQFEQENAQ, translated from the coding sequence ATGACGCCTATCGACGCCAAGCGCCCGCTGCAGCTCAATGACCAGGGCCAGCTACGCCACTTTCTTTCCCTCGACGGCTTGTCCCGCGAACTGCTGACCGAAGTGCTCGACACCGCCGACTCGTTTCTGGAAGTCGGCGCGCGCGCGGTCAAGAAAGTCCCGCTGCTGCGCGGCAAGACCGTGTGCAACGTGTTCTTCGAGAACTCCACGCGCACCCGCACCACCTTCGAACTGGCCGCCCAGCGCCTGTCGGCCGACGTGATCACCCTGAACGTGTCGACCTCTTCGACCAGCAAGGGTGAAACCCTGTTCGACACCCTGCGCAACCTCGAAGCCATGGCCGCCGACATGTTCGTCGTGCGCCATGCCGACTCCGGAGCCGCGCATTTCATCGCCGAGCACGTCAGCCCGGAAGTGGCCATCATCAACGGTGGCGACGGCCGCCACGCCCACCCGACCCAGGGCATGCTCGACATGCTCACGATTCGTCGGCACAAGGGCGGCTTCGAGAACCTGTCGGTGGCGATCGTTGGCGACATCCTGCATTCGCGCGTGGCCCGCTCGAACATGATCGCGCTCAAGACCCTGGGCTGCCGGGACATCCGCGTGATAGGGCCGAAGACGCTGCTGCCCGTGGGCGTCGAGCAGTATGGCGTCAAGGTGTTCACCGACCTGGAACAGGGCCTCAAGGACGTCGACGTGGTGATCATGCTGCGCCTGCAGCGTGAGCGCATGAGCGGTGGCCTGCTGCCCAGCGAAGGCGAGTTCTATCGGCTCTACGGCTTGACCACCGCACGCCTGGCTGGCGCCAAGCCCGATGCCATCGTCATGCACCCCGGACCGATCAACCGCGGCGTCGAGATCGAATCGGCCGTCGCCGACGGCCCCCATTCGGTGATTCTCAACCAGGTCACCTACGGCATCGCGGTCCGCATGGCGGTGCTGTCGATGGCCATGAGCGGGCAGACAGCCCAGCGTCAATTCGAGCAGGAGAACGCCCAGTGA
- the pyrR gene encoding bifunctional pyr operon transcriptional regulator/uracil phosphoribosyltransferase PyrR: MSLPNPAELIGAMAVDLKAHLARRSIAEPRYIGIHSGGVWVAQALLQAMDSEAPLGTLDVSFYRDDFSQNGLHPQVRPSALPFEIEGQHLVLIDDVLMSGRTVRAALNELFDYGRPASVTLVCLLDLDAGELPIRPDIVGATLSLAAHERVKLLGPSPLALERQDLASASSL, encoded by the coding sequence ATGAGCCTTCCCAACCCGGCCGAGCTGATCGGCGCGATGGCTGTCGACCTCAAGGCCCATCTGGCCAGGCGCTCCATTGCCGAGCCGCGCTACATCGGCATTCACAGCGGCGGTGTCTGGGTCGCTCAAGCGTTGCTCCAGGCCATGGACAGCGAAGCACCGCTGGGCACCCTGGACGTGTCGTTCTACCGCGACGACTTCAGCCAGAACGGTCTGCACCCGCAAGTGCGCCCCTCGGCCTTGCCCTTCGAGATCGAGGGCCAACATCTGGTGCTGATCGATGACGTGCTGATGAGCGGCCGCACCGTCCGCGCAGCCCTCAACGAGCTGTTCGACTACGGGCGCCCCGCCAGCGTGACCCTGGTCTGCCTGCTCGACCTGGACGCTGGCGAACTGCCAATTCGTCCCGACATCGTCGGCGCCACCCTGTCACTGGCCGCCCATGAGCGGGTAAAATTGCTCGGCCCGTCCCCGCTCGCCCTCGAGCGCCAGGACCTCGCTTCCGCCTCCAGCCTTTAA
- the ruvX gene encoding Holliday junction resolvase RuvX, with protein sequence MAAPRLLLGVDYGTKQIGFAVGQVITGQARELCTLKAQNGVPDWTRVEALIKEWQPDAIVVGLPLNMDGSPSEMSERAEKFARRLNGRFNIPVHTHDERLTTFEAKGERMARGGQRGSYRDNPVDAIAAKLLLQGWLEANALGGDA encoded by the coding sequence ATGGCCGCCCCCAGACTGCTGCTCGGCGTCGACTACGGCACCAAGCAGATCGGCTTCGCGGTGGGACAGGTGATCACTGGCCAGGCGCGCGAACTGTGCACCCTGAAGGCCCAGAACGGGGTGCCTGACTGGACTCGTGTCGAAGCGCTGATAAAGGAGTGGCAGCCGGACGCCATCGTCGTCGGCCTGCCGTTGAACATGGACGGCAGCCCCAGCGAAATGAGCGAGCGCGCGGAAAAGTTCGCCCGCCGCCTGAACGGCCGTTTCAACATCCCGGTGCACACCCACGACGAACGCCTGACCACCTTCGAAGCCAAGGGCGAACGCATGGCCCGCGGTGGCCAGCGTGGCAGCTACCGTGACAACCCGGTCGATGCCATCGCCGCCAAGCTGCTGCTGCAAGGCTGGCTGGAGGCCAATGCGCTGGGTGGCGACGCCTGA
- a CDS encoding YqgE/AlgH family protein, with product MKNLETSYLRNQFLIAMPHMADPNFAHTLTYIVEHTPNGAMGLVVNRLQDLNLADILEQLRPETEPAASCQQVPIYNGGPVQTDRGFVLHPSGPVFQATVDLGEVSLSTSQDILFAIADGEGPAQSLITLGYAGWEAGQLEAELADNAWLTCPFDPDILFNTDSEQRLGAAAARLGINLSLLTSQAGHA from the coding sequence ATGAAAAACCTCGAAACCAGCTACCTCAGGAACCAGTTCCTGATCGCCATGCCACACATGGCGGACCCCAATTTCGCCCATACCTTGACCTACATCGTCGAGCACACGCCCAATGGCGCGATGGGCCTGGTGGTGAATCGCCTGCAGGACCTGAACCTGGCGGATATACTCGAGCAACTGCGACCGGAAACCGAACCCGCAGCCTCCTGCCAACAGGTGCCGATCTACAATGGCGGACCGGTGCAGACCGACCGCGGTTTCGTCCTGCACCCCAGCGGCCCGGTGTTCCAGGCCACGGTGGACCTGGGCGAGGTTTCGCTGTCCACCTCACAGGACATCCTGTTCGCCATCGCCGACGGCGAAGGCCCGGCGCAAAGCCTGATCACCCTGGGTTATGCAGGCTGGGAAGCCGGCCAGCTGGAGGCCGAACTGGCCGACAACGCCTGGCTGACCTGTCCGTTCGACCCCGATATCCTCTTCAACACCGACAGCGAACAGCGCCTTGGCGCCGCCGCAGCACGCCTGGGCATCAATCTCAGCCTGCTCACCAGCCAGGCGGGTCACGCCTGA
- a CDS encoding energy transducer TonB: MTLPADLPAELTRIGARPADRLGFTLFLAALLHVALIAGVGFGIEPPTQISKTLEVTLAPLKSQTAPKDADFLAQDNQQGSGTLDKKAVPKTTEVAPFQDDKINKVTPPPAPKPVTQPEPAPVKKTIATTAPKPVKTEARPPPVKPEPKPKAATPEFDSSQLSSEIASLEAELSHEQQAYAKRPRIHRLSAASTMRDKGAWYKDDWRKKVERIGNLNYPDEARRQQIYGSLRLMVSINSDGSLYEVLVLESSGQPLLDQAAQRIVRLAAPFAPFTGDLADVDRLEIIRTWRFAKGDRLQSN, encoded by the coding sequence ATGACGCTGCCCGCCGACCTCCCTGCTGAACTGACCCGCATCGGTGCTCGCCCTGCGGATCGGCTGGGTTTTACCCTGTTTCTTGCGGCATTGCTGCACGTTGCCCTGATCGCCGGGGTGGGCTTCGGCATCGAGCCACCGACTCAGATCAGCAAGACGCTGGAAGTGACCCTGGCACCGCTCAAGAGCCAGACCGCGCCCAAGGATGCGGACTTTCTGGCCCAGGACAACCAGCAGGGCAGCGGCACCCTGGACAAGAAGGCGGTGCCCAAGACCACCGAAGTGGCGCCCTTCCAGGACGACAAGATCAACAAGGTGACGCCACCGCCCGCGCCCAAGCCGGTCACCCAGCCCGAGCCTGCGCCGGTCAAGAAGACCATCGCCACCACGGCGCCCAAACCCGTGAAGACCGAGGCGCGACCGCCGCCGGTCAAGCCCGAGCCCAAGCCCAAGGCCGCCACCCCCGAATTCGACAGCTCGCAGCTGTCCAGCGAGATCGCCAGCCTGGAAGCCGAGCTGTCCCACGAACAGCAGGCCTATGCCAAGCGCCCGCGCATCCACCGCTTGAGTGCGGCCTCGACCATGCGCGACAAGGGCGCCTGGTACAAGGACGACTGGCGCAAGAAGGTCGAACGCATCGGCAACCTCAATTACCCCGACGAAGCACGGCGCCAGCAGATCTACGGCAGCCTGCGCCTGATGGTCTCGATCAACAGCGACGGGTCGCTCTACGAGGTGCTGGTGCTGGAGTCGTCCGGCCAGCCGCTGCTCGACCAGGCCGCTCAGCGCATCGTACGCCTGGCTGCGCCGTTCGCACCATTTACCGGCGATCTGGCCGACGTCGATCGCCTGGAGATCATCCGTACCTGGCGCTTCGCCAAGGGCGACCGTCTGCAAAGCAACTGA
- the gshB gene encoding glutathione synthase: protein MSVRLGIVMDPIANISYKKDSSLAMLLAAQARGWSLFHMEIQDLYQGQGQARARMRPLKVFADPQHWFEFESEFDAPLADLDVILMRKDPPFDLEFVYSTYLLEQAEAAGVLVVNKPQSLRDCNEKMFATLFPQLTPPTLVSRRADILREFAAEHGDVILKPLDGMGGTSIFRHRVGDPNLSVILETLTAMGTQQIMAQRYLPAIKDGDKRILMIDGEPVPYCLARIPASGETRGNLAAGGRGEARPLSDKDRWIAEQVGPSLRARGLLFVGLDVIGEHLTEINVTSPTCIREIDAAFGTDIGGQLMEAIDRKLKAR from the coding sequence ATGAGCGTTCGCCTCGGCATTGTCATGGACCCGATCGCCAACATCTCCTACAAGAAGGACAGCTCGCTGGCCATGCTGCTGGCCGCACAGGCGCGTGGCTGGTCGCTGTTCCACATGGAAATCCAGGACCTGTATCAAGGCCAGGGCCAGGCCCGCGCCCGGATGCGTCCGCTCAAGGTCTTCGCCGATCCGCAGCACTGGTTCGAGTTCGAGTCGGAATTCGACGCACCGCTGGCCGATCTCGACGTCATCCTGATGCGCAAGGACCCACCCTTCGATCTCGAATTCGTCTACAGCACCTACCTGCTCGAACAAGCCGAAGCCGCTGGCGTGCTGGTGGTGAACAAGCCGCAGAGCCTGCGCGACTGCAATGAGAAGATGTTCGCCACGCTGTTCCCGCAACTGACTCCGCCCACGCTGGTCAGCCGCCGCGCCGACATCCTGCGCGAGTTCGCTGCCGAGCATGGCGACGTCATTCTCAAGCCGCTGGACGGCATGGGCGGCACCTCGATCTTCCGCCATCGGGTGGGCGACCCGAACCTGTCGGTGATCCTCGAAACCCTGACGGCCATGGGCACCCAACAGATCATGGCGCAGCGCTACCTGCCGGCGATCAAGGACGGTGACAAGCGCATCCTGATGATCGACGGCGAGCCGGTGCCGTACTGCCTGGCGCGCATTCCGGCCAGCGGTGAAACCCGCGGCAACCTGGCCGCCGGTGGTCGCGGCGAAGCGCGCCCGCTGAGCGACAAGGACCGCTGGATCGCCGAACAGGTCGGCCCGTCGCTGCGCGCCAGGGGCCTGCTGTTCGTCGGCCTGGACGTGATCGGTGAGCACCTGACCGAAATCAACGTCACCAGCCCCACCTGCATTCGCGAAATCGACGCGGCTTTCGGCACCGATATCGGTGGCCAATTGATGGAAGCCATCGATCGCAAGCTCAAGGCACGCTGA
- a CDS encoding response regulator transcription factor: MKTPDAFKIMVIDDSKTIRRTAELLLEQAGCQVITALDGFDALAKIVDERPDIIFIDVMMPRLDGYQTCTLLKSNSDFSAIPVVMLSSRDGLFDKACGRTAGSDQFLTKPFSKQELLAAIRAHVPGFAA, translated from the coding sequence ATGAAAACGCCTGACGCCTTCAAGATCATGGTGATCGACGACTCCAAGACGATTCGTCGCACCGCCGAGCTGTTGCTCGAACAGGCAGGCTGCCAGGTGATCACGGCCCTCGATGGTTTCGACGCCTTGGCCAAGATCGTCGACGAGCGTCCCGATATCATCTTCATCGATGTCATGATGCCGCGCCTGGATGGCTACCAGACCTGCACGCTGCTCAAGAGCAACAGTGACTTCAGTGCGATTCCGGTCGTGATGTTGTCGTCGCGTGATGGCCTGTTCGACAAGGCCTGCGGCCGCACCGCAGGCTCGGATCAATTTCTGACCAAGCCTTTCAGCAAGCAAGAACTGCTCGCCGCGATCCGTGCCCATGTGCCGGGTTTCGCCGCGTAG
- the pilH gene encoding twitching motility response regulator PilH, translating to MARILIVDDSQTETYKLTGMLEKHGHEVLKAQNGADGVALARQEKPDAVLMDIVMPGLNGFQATRQLHKDEETVGIPVIMITTKDQETDKVWGTRQGAKGYLTKPVDEETLIQTLNTVLAG from the coding sequence ATGGCTCGAATCCTGATCGTCGATGATTCGCAGACGGAAACCTACAAACTCACCGGCATGCTGGAAAAGCACGGTCATGAAGTGCTCAAGGCTCAGAACGGTGCCGATGGCGTGGCCCTGGCCCGGCAGGAAAAGCCCGACGCGGTCCTGATGGACATCGTCATGCCGGGCCTGAACGGCTTCCAGGCTACACGCCAGTTGCATAAGGATGAAGAAACCGTGGGCATTCCGGTGATCATGATCACTACCAAGGATCAGGAAACCGATAAGGTCTGGGGCACCCGTCAGGGCGCCAAGGGCTACCTGACCAAGCCGGTGGATGAGGAGACCCTGATCCAGACGTTGAACACCGTACTGGCCGGTTGA
- a CDS encoding chemotaxis protein CheW has protein sequence MLESRTAFDLLLDIDQRCRLLAAELPSQELRLQTWSGIGFRLAGHWYVAPMGEVAEVLPEPRSTRLPGVRPWVVGVSNLRGRLLPVIDLGGFFGHALSPQRKQHRVLVVDRADIFVGLLVDEVAGLQHFGSASHEPSVPDTALPAAVPFLQGHFVREHRWCVFSPDRLVQARAFLDVAL, from the coding sequence ATGCTGGAGTCACGCACCGCATTCGACCTGCTGCTGGATATCGACCAGCGCTGCCGTTTGCTGGCCGCCGAATTGCCTTCTCAGGAACTGCGTCTGCAGACGTGGAGCGGCATTGGCTTTCGCCTGGCCGGGCACTGGTACGTCGCGCCGATGGGCGAGGTCGCCGAAGTGCTGCCCGAACCCCGCAGTACCCGCCTACCGGGCGTCAGGCCTTGGGTCGTGGGTGTGTCGAATCTGCGTGGGCGCCTGTTGCCGGTCATCGACCTGGGCGGCTTCTTTGGCCATGCCCTGTCGCCGCAGCGCAAACAGCATCGAGTATTAGTGGTGGACCGCGCGGACATCTTCGTCGGCCTGCTGGTGGACGAAGTGGCCGGCCTGCAGCACTTCGGTTCCGCCAGCCACGAGCCTTCAGTGCCTGACACGGCACTCCCTGCGGCCGTGCCGTTCCTGCAAGGGCACTTCGTGCGTGAACACCGCTGGTGCGTGTTCAGCCCGGACCGCCTGGTACAAGCCCGCGCTTTTCTGGATGTAGCACTCTGA
- a CDS encoding methyl-accepting chemotaxis protein: MIKRWPGNSLLGSRAGAQIIGLFVALVIFIVLLFANFTYLNTQSTYDKQYIGHAGELRVLSQRIAKNATEAAAGKTAAFKLLADARNDFERRWGFLKEGDSATGLPAAPAAMREQMRLVQRDWDELRQNADAILASEQTVLSLHQVAATLAETVPQLQVEYDKVVDTLLRGAAPASQVAVAQRQSLLAERILGAVNTVLSGDESAAQAAESFGRDANRFGQVLGGMLDGNALIRVTQVQDPEARARLREIAELFQFVSGSVDEILETSPELFQVRASASNIFNQSQTLLEEASRLASGFENLANGRSAGTVGGYILGLLALASIILIALVMVRETKRQLRQTAEKSERNQAAIMRLLDEIGGLADGDLTVTASVTEEFTGAIADSINHSIDQLRDLVATINLTAEEVATAVQDTQATAHQLARASGHQAQQISDASVAISDMAQSIDRVSTNAWESAKVADRSVTIANKGSEVVNNTIQGMDNIREQIQDTAKRIKRLGESSQEIGHIVSLIDDIADQTSILALNAAIQASMAGEAGRGFAVVADEVQRLAERSSSATRQIETLVRAIQADTNEAVTSMEQTTFEVVRGARLAHDAGIALEEIEGVSQDLAELIQIISSAAQQQTSSAGQISHTMSVIQQITEQTSSGSSATAESIGNLAQMASEMRRSVSGFTLPAPSPDANPE, from the coding sequence ATGATCAAGCGCTGGCCAGGCAACTCCCTGCTGGGCTCCCGAGCCGGTGCGCAGATCATCGGGCTGTTCGTGGCCCTGGTGATCTTCATCGTGTTGTTGTTCGCCAACTTCACCTACCTCAACACCCAGTCCACCTACGACAAGCAGTACATCGGCCATGCTGGCGAGTTGCGCGTGTTGTCTCAGCGCATCGCCAAGAACGCCACCGAGGCCGCCGCCGGCAAGACCGCAGCGTTCAAGCTGCTGGCGGATGCGCGCAACGATTTCGAGCGGCGCTGGGGCTTTCTCAAGGAAGGCGACAGCGCCACCGGGCTGCCTGCAGCCCCCGCGGCGATGCGTGAGCAGATGCGCCTGGTGCAGCGTGACTGGGACGAGTTGCGACAGAATGCCGATGCCATCCTGGCCAGCGAACAGACCGTGTTGTCGCTGCACCAGGTGGCCGCGACCCTGGCCGAAACGGTGCCGCAGCTGCAGGTCGAATACGACAAGGTCGTCGACACCCTGCTGCGCGGGGCAGCGCCTGCCAGCCAGGTGGCCGTGGCGCAACGTCAGTCGCTGCTGGCCGAGCGCATTCTGGGGGCCGTCAACACGGTGCTGTCCGGCGATGAAAGCGCGGCCCAGGCAGCGGAGAGCTTTGGTCGCGACGCCAACCGCTTCGGTCAAGTGCTGGGCGGCATGCTCGACGGCAATGCGCTGATCCGGGTGACCCAGGTGCAGGACCCGGAAGCCCGTGCCCGTTTGCGCGAGATCGCCGAGCTGTTCCAGTTCGTCTCGGGCAGCGTCGACGAGATCCTGGAAACCTCGCCCGAACTGTTTCAGGTACGGGCTTCGGCCAGCAACATTTTCAACCAGTCGCAGACCCTGCTCGAAGAAGCCTCGCGCCTGGCCAGCGGCTTCGAGAACCTGGCCAACGGCCGTTCTGCCGGCACGGTCGGAGGCTATATCCTCGGCCTGTTGGCGTTGGCTTCGATCATTCTGATCGCGCTGGTGATGGTGCGAGAAACCAAGCGGCAGTTGCGCCAGACCGCCGAGAAAAGCGAGCGCAATCAGGCCGCGATCATGCGCCTGCTCGACGAGATCGGCGGGTTGGCCGATGGCGACCTGACCGTGACCGCCTCGGTCACCGAAGAATTCACCGGTGCCATTGCCGACTCGATCAATCACTCCATCGACCAGCTGCGTGATCTGGTCGCCACCATCAACCTGACCGCCGAAGAAGTGGCGACTGCCGTCCAGGACACCCAGGCCACCGCTCACCAACTGGCAAGGGCGTCGGGGCATCAGGCGCAGCAGATCAGCGACGCGTCGGTGGCGATCAGCGACATGGCCCAGTCGATCGACCGGGTGTCGACCAACGCCTGGGAATCGGCCAAGGTCGCCGACCGTTCGGTGACCATCGCCAACAAGGGCAGCGAGGTGGTGAACAACACCATCCAGGGCATGGACAACATTCGCGAGCAGATTCAGGACACGGCCAAGCGCATCAAACGGCTGGGTGAATCGTCCCAGGAGATCGGTCACATCGTCAGCCTGATCGACGACATTGCCGACCAGACCAGCATTCTCGCCCTGAACGCGGCGATCCAGGCTTCCATGGCGGGCGAGGCCGGTCGTGGTTTTGCTGTGGTGGCGGATGAAGTGCAGCGCCTGGCCGAGCGCTCGTCCTCCGCGACCCGGCAGATCGAGACGCTGGTGCGGGCGATCCAGGCCGACACCAATGAGGCGGTCACTTCCATGGAACAGACCACCTTCGAGGTGGTGCGCGGTGCGCGCCTGGCCCACGATGCTGGCATTGCCCTGGAAGAGATCGAAGGCGTATCCCAGGATCTGGCCGAGCTGATCCAGATCATTTCCAGCGCGGCCCAGCAGCAGACCAGTTCGGCAGGGCAGATCTCGCACACCATGTCGGTGATCCAGCAGATCACCGAGCAGACGTCCTCGGGCTCCAGTGCCACGGCTGAAAGCATTGGCAACCTGGCGCAGATGGCCAGCGAGATGCGCCGTTCGGTGTCCGGCTTCACCCTGCCTGCGCCCAGCCCCGATGCGAACCCGGAGTGA